Proteins from a genomic interval of Euwallacea fornicatus isolate EFF26 chromosome 1, ASM4011564v1, whole genome shotgun sequence:
- the ND-B17 gene encoding NADH dehydrogenase [ubiquinone] 1 beta subcomplex subunit 6, producing the protein MGKASDTGGVVPMAIAGRLVRERERLLGMTDAERAFRKQWLKDQELSPNEPRVVPEIYKATHNPIRRFYRFPLNQYQNFLTPIVGAENAAVLRYLTAKAGMTIVLIYAGYYIFKYHSNEWDRKTGWKLFSTRPAVLPGDPGYPKLSDRTKPSDYASRGFNNVTLNL; encoded by the coding sequence ATGGGTAAAGCTTCAGACACCGGGGGTGTAGTGCCCATGGCAATAGCTGGACGGTTGGTAAGGGAAAGGGAACGTCTTCTTGGTATGACCGATGCAGAACGAGCTTTCCGGAAACAATGGCTTAAAGATCAAGAACTCTCCCCGAACGAGCCCAGAGTAGTTCCAGAAATCTACAAAGCAACGCATAATCCAATCAGAAGATTTTACAGATTCCCCCTAAACCAGTATCAGAACTTTTTAACCCCAATAGTTGGAGCCGAAAACGCCGCGGTTTTGCGGTATTTGACTGCCAAAGCGGGAATGACTATTGTTTTGATTTATGCTGGCTATTATATCTTTAAATATCATAGTAATGAATGGGACAGGAAGACTGGATGGAAGCTATTTTCAACAAGGCCAGCTGTTTTGCCTGGTGACCCTGGTTACCCTAAATTGTCCGATAGGACAAAGCCATCAGATTATGCTTCAAGAGGTTTTAATAATGTCACTTTAAATCTTTAA
- the LOC136343651 gene encoding ankyrin repeat and MYND domain-containing protein 2: protein MTESTENPPSLNDNKIFEAVTNNDTALLKALLTENPQNVNVLDENNMTPLQHAAYKGSKELVQILLDQGAEVKLCEHQHNYTALHFAALSGNTDVCLLLLQAGAKSTETNTVGRTPSQMAAFVGHHNCVAIINNFVPKEDIEYYTHPHGIQSSAPLPPLLLESFHKFIMQINIHPIKVVMNIHNFVGLQDHLLEVKKVLELMCEKEMKRTETNEVMSFKFHYLGYIVGEVCKLKERQSIKKDETADTEKKADITEAFARKLLKPGKDDHLELMDAFLKECIREFPFRDSTLFRQMVTTLSGDEAPSALFVINSVINGQRGFVDNIPYCNTCGEEKPAKKCSKCKVVQYCDRNCQRLHWTWHKKSCARLSQEGGGAELIKQNKEIDMKELHTFLSKN from the exons ATGACTGAGTCGACGGAGAACCCTCCGTCATTGAATGATAACAAGATCTTTGAGGCAGTTACCAATAATGATACAGCCCTTTTAAAGGCACTACTTACAGAAAACCCTCAAAATGTTAATGTTTTGGACGAGAACAACATGACACCTTTGCAGCATGCAGCTTATAAAGGGAGTAAAGAATTAGTACAGATTTTATTGGATCAG GGAGCAGAAGTCAAATTATGTGAACATCAACACAATTACACAGCCCTCCACTTTGCTGCATTATCTGGAAACACAGATGTGTGTCTATTACTCCTTCAAGCAGGTGCTAAATCGACCGAAACCAACACAGTGGGCAGAACTCCATCCCAGATGGCTGCATTTGTTGGTCATCATAATTGTGTCGCAATTATAAACAACTTTGTTCCAAAGGAAGACATTGAATACTATACCCATCCTCATGGCATTCAAAGTTCTGCACCCTTACCACCCTTGTTATTAGAGAGCTTCCATAAATTTATCATGCAGATCAACATTCATCCCATAAAAGTCGTCATGAACATCCATAATTTTGTGGGCTTGCAAGACCATTTGCTTGAAGTTAAGAAAGTTTTGGAGCTTATGTGTGAGAAAGAAATGAAACGTACTGAGACCAATGAAGTTATGTCCTTTAAGTTTCATTATTTGGGGTATATCGTTGGAGAAGTCTGCAAGTTGAAAGAGAGACAGAGcataaaaaaagatgaaaCTGCTGATACTGAGAAGAAAGCAGATATTACTGAAGCTTTTGCTAGGAAATTGTTAAAACCAg GAAAAGATGACCACCTAGAACTCATGGATGCCTTTCTCAAAGAATGTATCCGTGAATTCCCATTTAGGGATAGCACCCTCTTTCGCCAAATGGTGACAACCCTTTCAGGGGATGAAGCGCCTTCCGCGTTATTTGTAATCAATTCAGTTATTAATGGGCAAAGAGGATTTGTCGACAATATCCCATATTGCAATACATGTGGAGAGGAGAAACCTGCTAAGAAATGCTCGAAATGTAAAGTGGTCCAATACTGTGATAGGAACTGTCAAAGACTGCATTGGACCTGGCATAAAAAGTCTTGCGCAAGGCTTAGTCAAGAAGGGGGAGGTGCGGAactaattaaacaaaataaggAAATAGACATGAAGGAATTGCATACATTTTTGTCTAAgaattaa
- the DAT gene encoding sodium-dependent dopamine transporter, with the protein MSSCKTMAQNRLRGLPNMQTADHRETWGKKVDFLLSVIGFAVDLANVWRFPYLCFKNGGGAFLVPYCIMLIVGGIPLFYMELALGQYNRKGAITCWGRLCPLFKGIGYAVVLIAFYVDFYYNVIIAWALRFFFASFTSLLPWTTCDNEWNTPNCRPFDLEARNASYAQNNSDTLASAASEYFNRAILELHKSEGLHDLGAIKWDTALCLLAVYAICYFSLWKGISTSGKVVWFTALFPYVVLLILFIRGITLPGSAEGIKYYLKPNFNVISSAGVWVDAATQVFFSLGPGFGVLLAYASYNEYHNNVYKDALLTSFINSATSFVSGFVIFSVLGYMAHATGRSITEVATEGPGLVFIVYPAAIATMPGSIFWALIFFMMLLTLGLDSSFGGSEAIITALSDEFPKIGRNREIFVAGLFSLYFCVGLASCSQGGFYFFQLLDRYAAGYSMLFAVFFETVVVSWIYGTQRFCDDIEDMIGFRPGLYWRFCWKFAAPVFLLFIISYGLWFYEPLTYENYVYPTWANILGWGITASSVIMIPAVAIIQFLITPGCCAKRLKKLTTPWQDTQVNSQSNGVVQSDSNQVRLSSTAQTPTEQRPVEV; encoded by the exons GTGCGTTCTTAGTTCCATACTGCATTATGTTGATCGTCGGAGGAATACCACTGTTCTATATGGAATTAGCATTAGGACAGTACAACAGAAAGGGCGCTATTACGTGTTGGGGTCGATTATGTCCACTTTTTAAAG GAATCGGTTATGCAGTAGTTTTAATCGCCTTTTACGTTGACTTCTACTACAATGTTATCATCGCTTGGGCCCTTCGATTTTTCTTCGCTTCATTCACCAGTTTACTCCCTTGGACAACTTGTGACAACGAATGGAACACCCCTAATTGCAGGCCT TTTGATTTGGAAGCTAGGAACGCCAGTTACGCTCAAAACAACAGTGACACATTAGCTTCAGCTGCATCGgaatattttaa CCGCGCAATTTTAGAACTGCACAAAAGCGAAGGTCTCCATGACTTGGGAGCGATAAAATGGGACACAGCTCTATGCCTTTTGGCAGTCTACGCAATCTGTTACTTCTCCCTGTGGAAGGGAATTTCAACTTCTGGAAAAGTGGTGTGGTTTACAGCCCTATTTCCATATGTGGTGCTTTTGATTCTGTTCATACGAGGCATTACCTTGCCGGGATCGGCCGAAGGCATCAAGTACTATTTGAAgccaaattttaatgttatatcTTCTGCGGGG GTATGGGTCGATGCAGCGACGCAAGTCTTTTTCTCACTAGGGCCAGGTTTTGGGGTTCTTCTGGCCTACGCATCATATAACGAATATCACAACAACGTTTATAA GGATGCTTTACTGACAAGCTTCATCAACTCAGCAACCAGCTTTGTGTCAGGTTTCGTCATATTTTCCGTTTTGGGTTACATGGCTCATGCTACTGGAAGATCAATCACCGAAGTTGCCACAGAGGGACCAGGCCTTGTGTTCATCGTGTATCCAGCAGCCATAGCTACAATGCCTGGGAGCATATTTTGGGCgcttattttctttatgatgTTGCTTACTTTAGGATTAGATAGCTCG tttggtGGCTCTGAAGCTATCATCACAGCACTAAGCGACGAATTCCCAAAAATCGGACGTAACAGGGAGATATTTGTAGCGGGTTTATTCTCGTTGTACTTTTGCGTAGGTTTGGCTTCCTGTTCCCAAGGAGGATTCTATTTCTTCCAGCTGCTGGACCGTTACGCTGCAGGATATTCAATGCTGTTCGCTGTTTTCTTCGAAACTGTTGTTGTATCCTGGATTTACG GGACCCAAAGGTTTTGTGATGACATCGAAGACATGATCGGCTTTCGGCCGGGTTTATACTGGAGGTTTTGCTGGAAGTTTGCAGCCCCAGTTTTCCTGCTTTTCATCATTTCTTACGGTCTGTGGTTTTACGAACCACTCACTTATGAAAATTACGTCTATCCCACGTGGGCGAACATTCTGGGCTGGGGTATTACAGCTTCGTCAGTGATTATGATTCCAGCAGTGGCaattattcagtttttaattacGCCTGGATGTTGTGCGAAG CGCCTAAAAAAGCTAACGACACCATGGCAAGACACCCAAGTGAACAGTCAATCGAATGGAGTGGTACAATCGGACAGCAATCAAGTGCGGTTATCTTCAACGGCTCAAACTCCGACTGAACAGCGACCGGTCGAAgtttga
- the LOC136343658 gene encoding peptidoglycan-recognition protein 2-like — protein sequence MYYVISTFCILIVLYQIKTEATTDHEISAVCPPILSRSQWQGRKPQIVAYVVVPTLNVVIHHTVTDQCSTEQKCSSTVRTIQNFHIDEMDLPDIGYNFIIGGDGNIYEGVGWHKTGAHTRGYNSRSMGIAFIGNYQDVLPNKKMLEALKNLLNCGVQLGELDKNYRLFGARQVSATASPGTKLFKELKNWSHFVLNP from the exons ATGTATTATGTTATAAGCACTTTCTGcattttgattgttttatatcaaataaaaaccgaAGCCACAACAGATCACG AAATATCGGCTGTTTGTCCTCCTATTCTATCACGATCTCAATGGCAAGGCCGCAAACCTCAAATTGTTGCTTATGTGGTAGTTCCCACATTAAATGTCGTTATTCATCATACCGTGACTGATCAATGCTCTACTGAACAGAAATGTTCCTCGACAGTAAGAACAATCCAAAATTTCCATATCGATGAAATGGATCTTCCTGACATCGGATATAA ttttataattGGTGGTGatggaaatatttatgaaGGGGTGGGTTGGCACAAAACTGGAGCGCATACAAGAGGGTATAACTCGAGATCTATGGGAATTGCATTTATTGGCAACTATCAAG ATGTGTTACCCAACAAAAAGATGCTTGAAGCGCTTAAGAACCTTCTTAACTGCGGCGTTCAGCTTGGAGAACTAGATAAAAACTACAGATTATTCGGCGCTAGGCAAGTTAGTGCAACTGCAAGCCCTGGAACCAAATTGTTTAAGGAACTGAAAAATTGGTCACATTTTGTTCTTAATCCGTAG
- the Rpt6 gene encoding 26S proteasome regulatory subunit 8: MTVINKMEVDGGPKGEGFRSYYITKIEELQLVVAEKSQNLRRLQAQRNELNAKVRMLREELMLLQEQGSYVGEVVKPMDKKKVLVKVHPEGKFVVDIDKNIDINDVTPNCRVALRNESYTLHKILPNKVDPLVSLMMVEKVPDSTYEMVGGLDKQIKEIKEVIELPVKHPELFDALGIAQPKGVLLYGPPGTGKTLLARAVAHHTECTFIRVSGSELVQKFIGEGSRMVRELFVMAREHAPSIIFMDEIDSIGSSRIESGSGGDSEVQRTMLELLNQLDGFEATKNIKVIMATNRIDILDPALLRPGRIDRKIEFPPPNEEARLDILKIHSRKMNLTRGINLRKIAELMPGASGAEVKGVCTEAGMYALRERRVHVTQEDFEMAVAKVMQKDSEKNMSIKKLWK, from the exons atgaCCGTAATAAATAAG ATGGAAGTAGATGGTGGTCCTAAGGGTGAAGGATTTCGTTCATACtacattacaaaaattgagGAACTGCAACTTGTTGTTGCTGAAAAGAGTCAGAATTTGAGAAGATTACAAGCACAGAGAAATGAGCTTAATGCTAAAG TTCGTATGCTTCGTGAGGAATTGATGCTGCTACAAGAGCAAGGTAGTTATGTGGGAGAAGTGGTCAAGCCAATGGACAAGAAGAAAGTGCTTGTTAAAGTTCATCCTGAAGGAAAATTTGTAGTAgatattgacaaaaatattgatattaatgATGTCACTCCCAACTGCAGAGTTGCCTTGAGGAATGAAAGTTATACATTACATAAAATTCTTCCCAACAAG gttGATCCTTTGGTATCCCTTATGATGGTTGAAAAAGTTCCAGATTCCACTTATGAAATGGTAGGAGGTCTGGATAAACAAATCAAAGAGATTAaagaagttattgagcttccgGTAAAACATCCTGAATTGTTTGATGCTCTTGGTATTGCTCAGCCTAAGGGGGTTTTGCTTTATGGTCCCCCAG GAACTGGGAAAACTCTTTTGGCTCGTGCAGTGGCTCATCATACTGAATGTACCTTCATTCGAGTTTCTGGATCAGAGTTAGTACAAAAGTTCATTGGTGAAGGGTCTAGAATGGTTAGAGAATTGTTTGTGATGGCCAGAGAGCATGCTCCTTCAATTATATTCATGGATGAAATAGATTCTATTGGTTCCTCTCGTATTGAATCAG GATCTGGAGGAGATTCTGAAGTCCAAAGAACCATGTTGGAACTGCTCAACCAATTGGATGGTTTTGAGGCCACAAAAAATATCAAGGTGATCATGGCTACCAATCGCATTGATATTTTGGATCCAGCTTTACTGAGACCGGGCCGAATTGACAGAAAAATTGAGTTCCCTCCACCAAATGAAGAAGCTAGattggatattttgaaaattcactctaggaaaatgaatttaacTAGAGGAATAAATCTGAGAAAGATTGCAGAACTTATGCCTGGTGCCAGTGGAGCAGAAGTGAAG GGTGTCTGTACAGAAGCAGGAATGTATGCTTTGAGGGAGAGAAGAGTACATGTAACCCAAGAAGATTTTGAAATGGCAGTAGCTAAGGTGATGCAAAAGGATTCTGAGAAGAATATGTCCATTAAGAAACTGTGGAAATAA